From the genome of Streptomyces sp. NBC_01260, one region includes:
- a CDS encoding DNA cytosine methyltransferase, with protein sequence MRFVDVCAGAGGLALGLEQSGFSPVLLLDDKPVACETLRMNRPEWNVLEMDLLDFVPDEYPETYDVDLLSAGLPRVRSSATAARSETEKEQRLLEAAVLLAHSVQPRGLLIENVPGLVDSPEFEPLRDFVRKELEHLGYRLRWFVLNAADFGVPQDRKQGVLVALKERYFDSFRPPGATVTEYVSVGKALRRSMAARGWRDADAWAAQAISVAPTLVGGSDNRGGADLGPTGTKKAWARMGVNGGALADEVPGPELDGSPDMIKLTDEQAALLQGFPSEWRFAGRKTARYRQIGHASPPPVGRVLGDAIADALRV encoded by the coding sequence ATGCGATTCGTGGACGTGTGCGCTGGAGCGGGCGGGCTGGCGTTGGGCCTGGAGCAGTCGGGTTTCAGCCCTGTACTGCTGCTGGACGACAAACCGGTGGCCTGCGAGACGCTGCGCATGAACCGTCCGGAGTGGAACGTTCTGGAGATGGATCTGCTGGACTTCGTCCCCGACGAGTACCCGGAGACCTACGACGTCGACCTGCTGTCGGCGGGCCTGCCCCGGGTGAGGTCGAGTGCGACCGCCGCCCGGTCCGAGACCGAGAAGGAACAACGCCTCCTGGAGGCGGCGGTCCTCCTTGCTCACTCCGTCCAACCGCGCGGCCTGCTCATCGAGAACGTGCCCGGACTGGTGGATTCCCCGGAGTTCGAGCCCTTGCGCGACTTCGTCCGCAAAGAGCTGGAACATCTCGGGTACCGGTTGCGCTGGTTCGTACTGAACGCGGCTGACTTCGGCGTACCGCAGGATCGGAAGCAGGGCGTGCTCGTGGCGCTCAAGGAGCGGTACTTCGACTCGTTCAGGCCGCCGGGGGCGACGGTCACGGAGTACGTCTCGGTGGGCAAGGCGCTGCGTCGTTCGATGGCGGCCCGCGGGTGGCGGGACGCCGATGCCTGGGCGGCTCAGGCGATCAGTGTGGCGCCTACGCTGGTGGGCGGCTCGGATAACCGCGGGGGTGCCGACCTGGGCCCCACGGGGACGAAGAAGGCTTGGGCCCGCATGGGGGTCAATGGGGGTGCGCTGGCCGACGAGGTCCCGGGCCCCGAGCTCGACGGCTCCCCGGACATGATCAAGCTCACGGACGAGCAGGCCGCGCTGCTGCAGGGGTTTCCCAGCGAATGGCGGTTCGCGGGAAGGAAGACGGCCCGGTACCGCCAGATCGGGCACGCCTCGCCACCACCGGTCGGCAGGGTCCTGGGCGACGCCATCGCGGATGCGCTGCGTGTCTGA
- a CDS encoding very short patch repair endonuclease translates to MSTAKPSSPGVSARMSRQASRDTAPEVAVRRLLHASGYRYRVNERVPDMSRRTIDIAFTRAKVAVFLDGCFWHGCPEHATRPRSNAEWWRQKLDRNMARDAETTAHLVAEGWTVLRFWEHEAPGGVAERVAKAVDRERSARRTRQEGGDL, encoded by the coding sequence ATGAGCACTGCCAAGCCTTCGTCCCCCGGGGTCTCCGCCCGGATGAGCCGCCAAGCGAGCCGCGACACGGCGCCCGAAGTGGCGGTCAGAAGGCTGTTGCACGCTTCCGGCTATCGCTATCGGGTCAATGAGCGGGTCCCGGACATGTCCCGGCGGACGATCGACATCGCCTTCACCCGGGCCAAGGTGGCGGTTTTCCTCGACGGCTGTTTCTGGCACGGCTGCCCCGAACACGCGACGCGACCCAGATCGAATGCTGAGTGGTGGCGGCAGAAGCTCGATCGCAACATGGCGAGGGATGCGGAAACGACCGCGCATCTGGTTGCTGAGGGATGGACGGTCCTGCGGTTCTGGGAGCACGAAGCCCCTGGCGGGGTGGCCGAACGGGTGGCGAAGGCTGTCGACCGGGAGCGTTCCGCGAGACGGACGCGACAAGAGGGTGGGGACCTGTGA
- a CDS encoding GNAT family N-acetyltransferase — MPELQRLRADHAPALLAFEQENRAFFAASIPDRGDDYFTHFAARHEALLTEQAAGTCHFHLLVAEDGEVLGRFNLVDAANGTADLGFRLAEKATGRGLATAAVRRLFTLCTTTYALTTLRAAATVTNTASRAVLTRTGFVATGEEVVLNGMRGVGYVRELGAGGSVSGGV; from the coding sequence ATGCCCGAACTCCAGCGCCTGCGCGCCGACCACGCCCCGGCCCTCCTCGCGTTCGAGCAGGAGAACCGCGCGTTCTTCGCGGCCTCGATACCGGACCGCGGCGACGACTACTTCACCCACTTCGCCGCCCGCCACGAGGCCCTGCTCACCGAGCAGGCGGCCGGCACCTGCCACTTCCACCTCCTGGTGGCGGAGGACGGCGAGGTGCTGGGCCGCTTCAACCTGGTCGACGCGGCGAACGGCACCGCGGACCTGGGCTTCCGCCTGGCCGAGAAGGCGACGGGCCGCGGCCTGGCCACGGCGGCGGTCCGCCGCCTCTTCACCCTGTGCACGACCACGTACGCCCTGACCACGCTCCGCGCGGCGGCCACTGTCACCAACACCGCGTCCCGGGCGGTCCTGACGCGGACGGGGTTCGTCGCGACGGGCGAGGAGGTGGTGCTGAACGGGATGCGGGGGGTGGGGTACGTACGGGAGTTGGGCGCCGGGGGCAGTGTCAGCGGCGGTGTCTAG
- a CDS encoding SEC-C domain-containing protein, which translates to MRPDTPADHTTEAERLLRTAAQYPEDHEPLLLQAAAHLELAGDRARATTLYDELLNDPGTEHPHLVKALNAANLWEYGHEAEARAIIDGIRAAGPLEAAPWEIAAETLEAHDELEAAHDYFSTALTLLIAPGEEVPYATQSLLTGRHRVRRLMGVRHDAWDELADTLHTAAVPLDELHDPKRLWALGSSDPGELRAEITRLRAELGTYRTALSRPFPVAVLHWPEAELNELLTAYPGLGSEYASHPDHLARLETALRDLHATGTPNLGIVTGTVPSYEAFAASEAASPADPDLLPQYATTLAARGRAVPWPPARSAACWCGTGRPYRDCHGGAL; encoded by the coding sequence ATGCGCCCCGACACGCCTGCCGACCACACCACCGAAGCCGAGCGCCTGCTGCGCACCGCGGCGCAGTACCCCGAGGACCACGAGCCGCTGCTCCTCCAGGCCGCGGCCCACCTGGAGCTCGCCGGCGACCGCGCCCGCGCCACGACGCTCTACGACGAACTGCTCAACGACCCCGGCACCGAACACCCGCACCTGGTGAAGGCGCTCAACGCCGCCAACCTGTGGGAGTACGGCCACGAGGCCGAGGCCCGCGCGATCATCGACGGCATCCGCGCGGCGGGCCCGCTGGAGGCGGCTCCCTGGGAGATCGCGGCGGAGACCCTGGAGGCCCACGACGAGCTGGAGGCGGCCCACGACTACTTCTCCACGGCCCTCACCCTGCTCATCGCACCGGGTGAGGAAGTCCCGTACGCCACCCAGTCGTTGCTGACCGGCCGCCACCGGGTGCGCCGCCTGATGGGCGTCCGGCACGATGCCTGGGACGAGCTGGCCGACACGCTCCACACGGCGGCCGTCCCGCTGGACGAACTCCACGACCCGAAGCGCCTGTGGGCCCTGGGCTCCTCGGACCCGGGCGAGCTGCGCGCCGAGATCACCCGCCTGCGCGCCGAACTCGGCACCTACCGCACCGCACTCTCCCGCCCCTTCCCGGTGGCGGTGCTGCACTGGCCGGAAGCCGAACTGAACGAGCTCCTCACCGCGTACCCGGGCCTCGGCAGCGAGTACGCCTCCCACCCGGACCACCTGGCCCGCCTGGAGACGGCCCTGCGCGACCTCCATGCGACGGGCACCCCGAACCTCGGCATCGTGACGGGCACGGTCCCGTCGTACGAGGCGTTCGCCGCCTCCGAGGCCGCCTCCCCGGCCGACCCGGACCTGCTCCCCCAGTACGCCACCACCCTCGCGGCCCGCGGCCGCGCGGTCCCGTGGCCGCCGGCGAGGAGCGCGGCCTGCTGGTGCGGCACGGGACGCCCGTACCGGGACTGCCACGGGGGCGCGTTGTAG